In Pleurodeles waltl isolate 20211129_DDA chromosome 5, aPleWal1.hap1.20221129, whole genome shotgun sequence, the DNA window GAATTATACAGACTTTATTTCAAAGCTCATGAAAACTGCCCATGCTTGAAGAGAAAGAGCACAATTTAATCAGAAAGGGGACTAAACTGGCCACTAGATATATGATAAGAACAAAGCTTCTAAAGTAGGATTCAAAGAGGATAGCGCAGCAGAAAGTTCAGAACCTGGATGGGGTGAGGAGATGGCCCATGGTCGTAATGCTCGGTATTTTTGGAGCTGGACTGAAAAGTTTGGCAATTGTTCACTGTTTTGAAATGAATGAAATCTAATATATTCGAGCAAAGGGCCTAAGTAGCAATAAATGAAATACACACAGCGTGATTTGCCAGGGTGTCAAACATTTTGAACACTTCCTTTTTGCAGTTGATTATTTCAGCACAAACAAATTTGCTTAACATGAGGCTCATATGAGGTTTGCCAGATACAGTCTAATTTTCTACACTTGAATTGGCAGAGAATAAGAGAGCTGAGGACACTGCCCTAAGTGACAACATCGATTTCTGCGGAACGGTGCTATGCAACCCATTAGAAATTCACAAATTAAAAGTTAGGGGAACTAGCCTCCAAAACTTCATTTATATCTATTTGGAAGGATTGGAAACAAGAAGTGAAATGTCTGTCAGAGTATTTAGACCATGCCTTTCGCAGAtatagggcccgattacgagttcaGCAGACGATAAGACCCGTCCACCGAACTTCCGAAAGGGAGGGTGCCGCCTTACTGGCGACCTCCCCGCCGCCCCTTTTACAATTTTTCTGCTGGGCTGACAGGCGTCAGCCCAcctggaaagtggcggcagcattgttgccTGCTCGTGATCGAGCCGGTGGCATTGCTGccgcccgcagggggcaccagcacactcgtaatgcgcactgtctgcacagcagacagtgcgcattgcacggctgctgggcagggggacccctgcatctcttctctgccagccttttcatggcagtgaagctgccatgaaaaggctggctgagaaccaggtcataatcagaagggcggcactgacttcagcgccaccctggctgattacgacctgcaccttcgtcagcccgtcaggaacattgttcccagtgGAGACAGCGGTcgcttggcagtcggaccaccaaaccAGGAGCGGACATacccgccaccacgagtctggttgTCTGTTGACTGCaagactcctaatgaggcccacagtgagagCAGACATACATTTTTTCTGGTCAGTAGAGATATTTAAAGTGAAGTGAACAACTTGGTTGCCAGTCCATTGATGCTCCAGAATAGAAGTGACACTGAACAGGTTATAACTAGAAAATAAGAGGCCCAAGCTATGTTCTATGCAGTGTCTGGAACTTTGCGCTTGTTGAATTAAATGTATTACTGGGCAGGAGTCGATAAGATTAGTTGTGTCAGAGGAAGTTGAATCCCTGGACAATCATTGAAATAGCCCAACAGCAGGAATTTGTTTATGTGAAGAGAGTGAGAGGAGCAATACATGCTAAATGATTTAGTAATTTTGTTGAAGGAACTCAGAGGGCACAAGTTGACTGGGCAAGGTGACCCTTACATATAATAATATACTTAATGGTGACTGCAGAAACAATGTCATGGCCTTGGTTTCATTAAACCAAGTCTCAGTAACAACTATCAAATTCAACCATAAAATTAAATCTAAGCATAAAATCATGTATTTTAATTACCTACTTAACAGTGGAGATGTGCACATCCCAAGATGGGATCCTTGTGGGTAGCctgtagtattcagtaaaatgGATAATGGCAAAGAATATCTGAAAGTATGTCCAGTGGGCATTCCCAGCCTGCCAGGGTAAACGAAGATCCAAATTctacttcctgctccaatgggcgTGGCAGGAAATACAAGGTGTAAAAATGGCAGCATCTTGTGCCCTGCTAGGACATAGGCAGATATGCCTTTAGCACAAATGTGAGTAGAGGCATTAACCAGCTTCACCAGAAGCAATGAGCCAGTCATTTCTATCTCTCCAAATAGTAGCATTGTGtccagaatttttaaaaaaacaagagagaGGACTAGGTAAACAAATAGCACAATATTTTGTCAATTCTGTACTGTCACTTCAGAACTCCTTTGAAGAGGTATCTGCTGGGAAAGGAAAACAGACTAAATCAATGGTGAGAAAGTAACTCCATAAAAGTAAACCTAAATCAAATTCCAAGGCAGTTTTACTGTCCTGAGCCTAATAACCACCAAGTCAAATGTATAATGATTATATATCCTTTCTTCAGTGTACATCTATGTTGTATTAGCTTTAACTCTGATGCACATACTATGTCACAGTCATACATTTATGTGGTCTTCCTTATATGGGTTCTCTGATGTAGTATTAGATGTTGCTTTAAATTGAAATCTTGCTTGCATTCAGAACAGGCATATGATCATTCATGAGTGTGGGTTCTCTGAtgtaacatttgctgtgctttTGTTTTGAAAGCCTTGTCACATTTAGCACATTTGAATGGTCTTTCACCAGTATGGGTCCTCTGATGCCGCAGTAGCTCTTCCTTTGTCCTAAAAGCCTTGTTacattcagtacatttatatgGTTTTTCACCAGTGTGGGTTCTCTGATGGCGTATTAGCTGTTGCTTTGTTTTGAAAGCATTATCACATTCAGTACACTTACATGATTTTTCACTTGTGTGGATTCTCTGATGTTGAATTAGTTCTCCCTTTGACTTGAAAGCCTTGTTGCATTCAGTGCATGTATATGGCCTTTCCCAAGTATGAGTTCTCCCATGTCGTGTTAGCTCTCCTTTTGCTTTGAAACCTttgtcacattcagtacatttatatgGTCTTTCcccagtgtgagttctctcatggCGTGTTAGCTCTCCTTTTGCTTTGAAACCTttgtcacattcagtacatttatatAGTCTTTCACCAGTGTGAATTCTCTGGTGCTGCATTAGCTCTCCCTTTGATATGAAAGTCTTATCACAGTCATTACATTTATATGGTTTTTCACCAGTATGGGTTCTCTGATGTAATATTAGATGTTGGTTTGTTTTGTAAGCTTTGGCGCATTCAGTACATTTAAACGGTTTTTCACCAGTGTGGTTTTTCTGATGCAGAATTAGTTCTCCCTTTGATTTGAAAGCCTTGTTACATTCAGCACATGCATATGGTCTTTCACCAGTGTGGGTTCTTTCATGTAATATCAAGTGTTGCTTTGTCTTATAATCATTTTCACATTCAATACATTTGTATGGTTTCTCATCAGTGTGTGTTAGCTGATGTTGTATTAAATTTCCCTTTCTGGCAAATGCCTTCTTACATTCagtacatgtaggaagttggctctgtatgcactatttcaaagtaaggaatagtatgcacagagtccaagggttccccttagaggtaagatagtggcaaaaagagataatactaatgctctattttgtggtagtgtggtcgagcagtaggcttatcaaaagagtagtgttaagcatttgttgtacatacacacaggcaataaatgaggaacacacactcagagacaaatccagccaataggttttgttatagaaaaatatattttcttagtttattttaagaaccacaggttcaaattctacatgtaatatctcatttgaaaggtattgcaggtaagtactttaggaactttgaatcattacattagcatgtatactttttacataaaacacaataagctgttttaaaagtggacacagtgcaattttcacagttcctgggggaggtaagtttttgttagttttgtcaggtaagtaaatcacttacaagtctcaggtttgggtccaaggtagcccaacgttgggggttcagagcaaccccaaagttaccacaccagcagctcagggccggtcaggtgcagaggtcaaagaggtgcccaaaacgcagaggcttcaatggagagaagggggtgccccggttccggtctgccagcaggtaagtacccgtgtcttcggagggcagaccaggggggttttgtagggcaccgggggggacacaagtcagcacaaaaagtacaccctcagcagcgtgggggcggccgggtgcagtgtgcaaacacgtgtcgggttttcaatggttttcaatgagagatcaagggatctcttcagcgtcgcaggcaggcaaggggggggctcttcggggtagccaccacctgggcaagggagagggcctcctgggggtcactccagcacaggagttccgttcctttaggtgctgggggctgcgggtgcagcgtcttttccagccgtcgggaaatggagttcaggcagtcgcggtcagggggagcctcgggattccctctgcaggcgtcgctgtgggggctcaggggggacaactttggttactcacggtctcggagtcgccggagggtcctccctgaggtgttggttctccaccagtcgagtcggggtcgccgggtgcagtgttgcaagtctcacgcttcttgcggggagttgcaggggtctttaagtctgctccttgaaacaaagttgcagttcttttggagcagtgccgctgtcctctggagtttcttgtctttcttgaagcagggcagtcctcagaggattcagaggtcgctggtcccttggaaagcatcgctggagcagggttctttggaaggcaggagacaggccggtaggactggggccaaagcagttggtgtcttctgttcttcctctgcagggggttttcagctcagcagtcttcttcttcttgtagtttcaggaatctaaattcttaggttcaggggagcccttaaatactaaatttaagggcgtgtttaggtctggggggttagtagccaatggctactagccctgagggtgggtacaccctctttgtgcctcctcccaaggggagggggtcacattcctatccctattgggggaatcctccttctacaagatggaggatttctaaaagtcagagtcacctcagctcaggacaccttaggggctgtcctgactggccagtgactcctccttgtttttctcattatctctcctggacttgccgccaaaagtgggggctgggtccagggggcgtgcatctccactagctggagtgccctggggcattgtaacacgaagcttgagcctttgaagctcactgctaggtgttacagttcctgcaggggggaggtgtgaagcacctccacccagagcaggctttgtttctgtcctctgagagcacaaaggctctcaccgcatgaggtcagaaactcgtctctcagcagcaggctggcagagaccagtcagtcctgcactgaacaattgggtaaaatacagggggtatctctaagatgccctctgtgtgcatttttttataaatccaacactggcatcagtgtgggtttattattctgagaagtttgatactaaacttcccagtattcagtgtagccattatggagctgtggagttagtttttgacagactcccagaccatatattcttatggctaccctgcacttacaatgtctaatgttttgcttagacactgtatgggcatagtgctcatgcacctatgccctcacctgtggtgtagtgcaccctgccttagggctgtaaggcctgctagaggggtgacttacctatgccacaggcagtgtgaggttggcatggcaccctgaggggagtgccatgtcgacttagtcattttctccccaccagcacacacaagctggcaagcagtgtgtctatgctgggtgaggggtccctagggtggcataagacatgctgcagcccttagagaccttccctggcatcagggcccttggtaccaggggtaccagttacaaggggcttacctgggtgccagggttgtgccaattgtggagacaaaggtacatttttaggtgaaagaacactggtgctggggcctggttagcaggttcccagcacacttctcagtcaagtcagcatcagtatcaggcaaaaagtggggggtaactgcaacagggagccatttctttacacaagccccccccagcccaaaggccaggagactcagccaaagctgggagagtcttcctagtctgtcaggcgaggaagagtagaggaaataggctggtttgttgcagggcctattctgccttacatcctcctgttcagatcattccctctggggaactgacccacttccacagtgataggacctagtctgaattgcctcttgtctgtgtctttaatgtctccacccattctctctattttggggttagaggtatccacctctgctagtcTTATTTTAGCCCgtgtcacccctagcttacccaaagaggttacccagagctggagtaaccccaccatgaccaacagggtcagggggcctaacttgctatttggcatggggtcagaccaccatgccaaggatagtgcagccataaaggctaacgcccagcagaggccactgacagctgtcagtgcccagaaccacacctttagctcttcacctacaagggaaggggctaagttacaggcttcattgggttcagggtgcctgtctgctgtattagagtggggggttaccacatcttgtactaaacacccttcttccactctttcttctgttagctggggagccacccactcaggcttaacagttgcctgactagccagtacttcttgtgggtcaggttggactttatcagtgccacttttggagttctcccctactggagcagaatctccttggcttgctggaaccttggctaaaggttggccacccttcctacactgatttcttatctttttcttctggggcctacttgcatttactgcagaggcaggacctccagaatccttgggagaggactggcattggacctgttcctctcttgggctctgactaacctctgggtagtcatttccaaggagacaatcaagggggaggtctgtactgactaccacccttctccagctaaaagtcccacccacttctatgggcacaaaagccacaggcctatcagtgaccctgtctgggctaactcttactctggccatctcacctgggatgtactggtttgagagcaccagcctgtcatgcacaatagtgtgactggcacaagtgtctctcagggcagtggctgggattccattcaccagtaggtggtggaagtgtctacttccctctggaatctccaactcacctgttgggccctttttccagttgaaggctatgaagacctcctcatctgaggagtcatccccaatggctacactggttacccctgggattttgctagggggtttgtttttgggacaagaagtgtccttggtgtggtgccctgtctgtctacagttatggcaccatgccttagtggcatcccagttcttaccctggtacccacctttgttttgggttgtgtcttggggcccacccacctgttctggtttttgggggcctacagaggactctttttctttgtttctagtgtcacccactttctcctggggaggctttgtaacccctttcttttggtcacccccagtggaagttttggttactctagtcttgacccagtggcctgccttctttcccaattcttggggagaaattggacctaggtctactagatactgatgcaacttttcattgaagcagttacttaaaatgtgttctttcataaacaaattataaagcccaacatagtcatgcacttcatttccagttacccaaccatccagtgttttcactgagtagtctacaaaatcaacccaggtctggctcgaggatttttgagcccccctgaacctaattctatactcctcagtggagaatccaaagccctcaatcagggttcccttcatgaggtcataagattctgcatcttttccagagagtgtgaggagtctatccctacactttccagtgaacatttcccaaaggagagcaccccagtgagatctgtttacttttctggttacacaagccctctcaaaagctgtgaaccatttggtgatgtcatcaccatcttcatatttagttacaatcccttttgggattttcaacatgtcaggagaatctctgaccctatttatgttgctgccaccattgatgggtcctaggcccatctcttgtctttccctttctatggctaggatctgtctttccaaagccaatcttttggtcatcctggctaactggatgtcctcttcactggggttatcctcagtgatttcagagaggttggtccctcctgtgagggaaccagcatctctgactattatttttggagtcagggcttgagaggccctgtcctccctagataggactggtaggggggaatcatcctccaattcactatcctcatcctctgtgttgccatcctcagaggggttggccttttcaaactctgccaacagctcctggagctgtagtttggaaggtctggggcccattgttattttctttattttacagagtgaccttagctccctcatcttaagatggaggtaaggtgtggtgtcgagttccaccacattcacatctgtattagacattatgcttctaaaagttggaatactttttgagaatctaaaactagttctagaatctaattcaaactttcacaaaacttttaaactctaaaaggaaatgctaaacagggactaacacaaggccctagcaggtcttttaagaatttagaaaaatagttcaaattgcaaaaaatcaatttctaatgacaatttgtggaatttttcgtgtgatcaggtattggctgagtagtccagcaaatgcaaagtcttgtaccccaccactgatccaccaatgtaggaagttggctctgtatgcactatttcaaagtaaggaatagtatgcacagagtccaagggttccccttagaggtaagatagtggcaaaaagagataatactaatgctctattttgtggtagtgtggtcgagcagtaggcttatcaaaagagtagtgttaagcatttgttgtacatacacacaggcaataaatgaggaacacacactcagagacaaatccagccaataggttttgttatagaaaaatatattttcttagtttattttaagaaccacaggttcaaattctacatgtaatatctcatttgaaaggtattgcaggtaagtactttaggaactttgaatcattacattagcatgtatactttttacataaaacacaataagctgttttaaaagtggacacagtgcaattttcacagttcctgggggaggtaagtttttgttagttttgtcaggtaagtaaatcacttacaagtctcaggtttgggtccaaggtagcccaccgttgggggttcagagcaaccccaaagttaccacaccagcagctcagggccggtcaggtgcagaggtcaaagaggtgcccaaaacgcagaggcttcaatggagagaaggggttgccccggttccggtctgccagcaggtaagtacccgcgtcttcggagggcagaccaggggggttttgtagggcaccgggggggacacaagtcagcacaaaaagtacaccctcagcagcgcgggggcggccgggtgcagtgtgcaaacacgcgtcgggttttcaatggttttcaatgagagatcaagggatctcttcagcgtcgcaggcaggcaaggggggagctcctcggggtagccaccacctgggcaagggagagggcctcctgggggtcactcctgctcaggagttccgttcctttaggtgctgggggctgcgggtgcagggtcttttccagccgtcgggaaatggagttcaggcagtcgcggtcagggggagcctcgggattccctctgcaggcgtcgctgtgggggctcaggggggacaactttggttactcacggtctcggagtcgccggagggtcctccctgaggtgttggttctccaccagtcgagtcggggtcgccgggtgcagtgttgcaagtctcacgcttcttgcggggagttgcaggggtctttaagtctgctccttgaaacaaagttgcagttcttttgaagCAGtggcgctgtcctcgggagtttcttgtctttcttgaagcagggcagtcctcagaggattcagaggtcgctggtcccttggaaagcatcgctggagcagggttctttggaaggcaggagacaggccggtaggactggggccaaagcagttggtgtcttctgttcttcctctgcaggggtttttcagctcagcagtcttcttcttcttgtagtttcaggaatctaaattcttaggttcaggggagcccttaaatactaaatttaagggcgtgtttaggtctgggaggttagtagccaatggctactagccctgagggtgggtacaccctctttgtgcctcctcccaaggggagggggtcacattcctatccctattgagggaatcctccttctacaagatggaggatttctaaaagtcagagtcacctcagctcaggacaccttaggggctgtcctgactggccagtgactcctccttgtttttctcattatctctcctggacttgccgccaaaagttggggctgggtccagggggcgtgcatctccactagctggagtgccccggggcattgtaacacgaagcttgagcgtttgaagctcactgctaggtgttacagttcctgcaggggggaggtgtgaagcacctccacccagagcaggctttgtttctgtcctcagagagcacaaaggctctcaccgcatgaggtcagaaactcgtctctcagcagcaggctggcagagaccagtcagtcctgcactgaacaattgggtaaaatacagggggtatctctaagatgccctctgtgtgcatttttttataaatccaacactggcatcagtgtgggtttattattctgagaagtttgatactaaacttcccagtattcagtgtagccattatggagctgtggagttcgtttttgacagactcccagaccatatattcttatggctaccctgcacttacaatgtctaatgttttgcttagacactgtaggggcatagtgctcatgcacctatgctctcacctgtggtgtagtgcaccctgccttagggctgtaaggcctgctagaggggtgacttacctatgccacaggcagtgtgaggttggcatggcaccctgaggggagtgccatgtcgacttagtcattttctccccaccagcacacacaagctggcaagcagtgtgtctatgctgggtgaggggtccctatggtggcataagacatgctgcagcccttagagaccttccctggcatcagggcccttggtaccaggggtgtgccaattgtggaaacaatggaacattttaggtgaaagaacactggtgctggggcctggttagcagggtaccagcactcttctcagtcaagtcagcatcagtatcaggcaaaaagtggggggtaactgcaacagggagacatttctttACAGTACATATATATGGTTTTTCTCCAGTCTGGGTTCTCTGATGTTCTATTAAATGCATCTTTGAAAAAAAAGACTTGTTACGCTCTCTACATTTATAAGGTTTCTCACCAGTGTGGGTTATCTGGTGGTATATTAAATTTACCTTTGTGCTAAAGGTTTGGTCACATTCACTACATTCATAGGCTCTCACCATTATTAGCACTCTCCTATGTTCAAACAGATATTTAAATGGTTTGGAAGCTTTGCAACGATAGAACACTTGCATTAATTCTGCTGCAAGTGGTTCTTCCAATACTCCAACAGGGAATTCTTATAATGAAGTGACCTCAGTATTAGTACATGTACAGAACACCTTCAAGGGTTTGCAACACACTTGCACAGACGTTATGATGTATTGTGAGAAATGACTTTATGGCAAAGGTCGTTTGACACTGAGCAGATTCATGTGGCCTTTCTTCAGGTTACTATAACAGATTGTTTATGAATTCTCCAATGGATTGTTAGTTTTCACATCATCTCATTTGGTATCATCTCATGTAACTCTCCTGTTGATTCTGTTTCTTTTAAGATGTAAAATTCTGCCCTATTTAGtagataaaaatgtaatctttagCATTAGGTGTAATCAGTACACAGGAAAGGTTATTTATGTTAGCAACTATTTTCAAATCAATAACACGAACAAGGTCCTTCCATAGGTTAATGTAATGAAAATCAATTTCCTGGTATTAGTTTCCTTAAGTTGCAACTTGAGTCTGAGATGAACTGAAGGATTTTTGGCAGGAATTTGCTGCTTTCAGGAGAATGCTCTTTGGACAGCACTCTCACGGCTCTTTATTACAAAGGGGGTTAAAACAGAACAAGGGTCTTCCTCTTCTGGAGTATGCCAGTCACCTGCTAAATTGGAAAACAAATCAAACAGGTTGAATGTCATGCCTTTATAAACATAAATATACTGTATGTACAATAATCTA includes these proteins:
- the LOC138297165 gene encoding zinc finger protein 84-like encodes the protein MATRRRSRKRREMVNSGAEKGWRRERKAEGRRQKFKERECIQSQLPTCTECKKAFARKGNLIQHQLTHTDEKPYKCIECENDYKTKQHLILHERTHTGERPYACAECNKAFKSKGELILHQKNHTGEKPFKCTECAKAYKTNQHLILHQRTHTGEKPYKCNDCDKTFISKGELMQHQRIHTGERLYKCTECDKGFKAKGELTRHERTHTGERPYKCTECDKGFKAKGELTRHGRTHTWERPYTCTECNKAFKSKGELIQHQRIHTSEKSCKCTECDNAFKTKQQLIRHQRTHTGEKPYKCTECNKAFRTKEELLRHQRTHTGERPFKCAKCDKAFKTKAQQMLHQRTHTHE